In Deltaproteobacteria bacterium, the genomic window ATATCTTTGGTGTTGGTCTGGACGACGACGCCGGTGATGCCGAAATCGACCAGCGATCTGGCTTCGCCCAATTCTTTTTTCTGCTTGACGGTGGCCGCGTCGGAGGTCGGCGGCATGGTGTTGGGCATGTCAACGACCGTGGTGATGCCGCCGCAGACCGCCGCCGTGGAGCCAGTCTGAAAATCTTCTTTGTGGGTCATGCCCGGTTCACGGAAATGGACGTGGCCGTCGAACAAGCCCGGCAAAATATGTTTGCCTTTGACGTCGATCTCCTCTTTGCCGGAAGGTAGAGAGTCGTCCGAGCCAATCGCGACGATCACTTCATTGCTGATCGCCACGCCGCCGCGAAACGTCGTGTCGGGGGTTACCACCCAACCGCCTTTGATAACTAAATCTGCTGCCATAGTTTTTCCTTTCTTTTTGCTAGTTAAATTTTCCGTTGTTCTCGCTGTCAAATCTTCTTAGCTCACGAATCTCCTGGCGCTGTTTCAAATCGGCGAGCACGTTGTGCTTGCCCCGTTGAATATGCTCGCGCGCGATGCGCACCGCACGATCGACGTCCCTCTGCTCGATCGCCGCCAAGAGCCGCAAATGTTCTTGATGGGCGGCGACGCCGCGCGCCGGATCGTAGAGCCCGTCGGTGCGCCGTTTGAGCACGATGCGCTCGAAAACATGGGCCAACGAACTCTTGAGAGTTTGGTTGCCCGCGAGCGCGGCGATCTCCAAATGGACGTCTTGATCGTAGACCAAGCGTTCGCGAGTGAAGCGCTTTTCAATGTCTTTGCCGTAGGAGGTCATCTTCATGCGCAGCTGACTGAGACTCGGCTCGGTTAGGTTGGCAATCGCTTTTTCGACCGCGAACGCCTCCAGCGCTTCACGCAGCTCGTAGAGCTCTTCGGCCTCTTGCAAACGAATTTCTTTGCACGTAAAACCACGGTTTGGAAGGAATGAGACGTAGCCTTCTTGCACGAGGCGAGTCAGCGCTTCGCGTACGGGCGTACGACTGACGCCGAGCCGTTCGCTAAGCTCTTGATGATGAAGTTTTTGACCAGGCATCACTTCGTTGCACAGGATCAGGCTCTTGATCTGATTGTAAACGCGCGCCGAGAGATTCTCCGGCACCCGAACTTTTGTCTTTGACTTCTTCAAGGGGTACGGCATTAGGAAAATTGCATGAAAAAGTTTATGCAAGTGACGG contains:
- a CDS encoding GntR family transcriptional regulator, whose amino-acid sequence is MPYPLKKSKTKVRVPENLSARVYNQIKSLILCNEVMPGQKLHHQELSERLGVSRTPVREALTRLVQEGYVSFLPNRGFTCKEIRLQEAEELYELREALEAFAVEKAIANLTEPSLSQLRMKMTSYGKDIEKRFTRERLVYDQDVHLEIAALAGNQTLKSSLAHVFERIVLKRRTDGLYDPARGVAAHQEHLRLLAAIEQRDVDRAVRIAREHIQRGKHNVLADLKQRQEIRELRRFDSENNGKFN